The proteins below are encoded in one region of Micromonospora pisi:
- a CDS encoding sensor histidine kinase, which translates to MIPHPPTLPLPGRLRDVGDLRRLVPGLLGVTVLIGSWLSASGGLGVRSSWPEPVIAVLAGACALAAAHARVRLWPLYAVAAVAWIAVVMWPALAVASYYAGTNQRRPGQLGGYLLGAGMVMVASIPVGVAVGGDRYLNTATPANFLMMCLMHIGLPLIVGLLVDARRQTLTALRERADQLEREQQARTDRVRAEERNRIAREMHDVVAHRVSLMVLHAGALEVSATDAGTVETAALIRSTGREALANLRDVLGVLRSEWTVGAGLVPQPALADLDRLLEESRGAGVAVTRHDDGTPQPLPVTVEHAAYRVVQEALTNVHKYARDGVTDVHLRYLPDSLEVSVRNTAPTTVAEGLPGAGLGLVGLRERVELLDGRLETGGEPDGGFTVRARIPYPGRGVPA; encoded by the coding sequence GTGATCCCACACCCGCCGACGCTCCCGCTTCCAGGCCGTCTCCGAGACGTCGGCGACCTCCGCCGGCTGGTTCCGGGCCTGCTCGGCGTCACCGTCCTGATCGGCTCCTGGCTGTCGGCCAGCGGCGGCCTCGGGGTCCGGTCGTCCTGGCCCGAGCCCGTGATCGCCGTGCTGGCCGGTGCCTGCGCCCTCGCCGCCGCCCACGCCCGGGTACGGCTTTGGCCGCTGTACGCCGTGGCGGCGGTCGCCTGGATCGCCGTCGTCATGTGGCCGGCCCTCGCCGTCGCCTCCTACTACGCCGGTACGAACCAGCGCCGTCCCGGGCAGCTCGGCGGCTACCTGCTCGGCGCCGGCATGGTCATGGTCGCGTCCATCCCGGTCGGTGTCGCCGTCGGTGGTGACCGCTACCTCAACACGGCCACGCCGGCCAACTTCCTGATGATGTGCCTGATGCACATCGGTCTGCCGCTGATCGTCGGACTCTTGGTGGACGCCCGCAGGCAGACCCTCACCGCCCTGCGTGAGCGGGCCGACCAGCTCGAACGGGAGCAGCAGGCCCGGACCGATCGGGTCCGCGCCGAGGAGCGCAACCGGATCGCCCGGGAGATGCACGACGTGGTCGCGCACCGGGTCTCACTCATGGTGCTGCACGCGGGCGCGCTGGAGGTCAGTGCCACCGACGCCGGTACGGTCGAGACGGCGGCCCTGATCCGGTCGACCGGCCGTGAGGCCCTGGCGAACCTGCGGGACGTGCTCGGCGTACTGCGGTCGGAGTGGACCGTCGGGGCGGGTCTCGTACCGCAGCCGGCGCTCGCCGACCTCGACCGGCTGCTGGAGGAGTCGCGGGGCGCGGGTGTCGCGGTCACCCGACATGACGACGGAACGCCCCAACCCCTGCCGGTGACGGTGGAACACGCCGCGTACCGGGTGGTGCAGGAGGCGCTGACCAACGTCCACAAGTATGCCCGGGACGGGGTCACCGACGTCCACCTGCGTTACCTGCCGGACAGTCTCGAGGTGTCCGTACGGAACACGGCGCCGACCACGGTGGCCGAGGGGCTGCCCGGCGCCGGGCTCGGCCTGGTCGGGCTCCGCGAGCGGGTGGAGTTGCTCGACGGGCGGCTGGAGACCGGTGGCGAGCCGGACGGCGGGTTCACCGTCCGCGCCCGGATCCCGTACCCGGGACGGGGGGTGCCGGCGTGA
- a CDS encoding DedA family protein has product MDAVLELLTRTMTSPWVYLAIFAIAVVDGFFPVVPSETAVITAGVFAATGGPDLLLVMAVAATGAFVGDHVSYLIGRTGGSRVTGRLRPGGRRYAAYTWARAALLDRGGLALIVARYVPGGRTAITVTMGTVGYPRRRFHLFDAVAACSWALYSALVGYLGGVAFEHDPIRGLLLGLGIAFTVTVAVEAVRYLRRRSGPRPAPGATAAVHAGAAAGRGPGPAPD; this is encoded by the coding sequence ATGGACGCCGTCCTCGAACTGCTCACCCGGACCATGACCTCGCCGTGGGTGTATCTGGCGATCTTCGCGATCGCCGTGGTCGACGGGTTCTTCCCGGTCGTACCGAGTGAGACGGCGGTGATCACCGCCGGGGTGTTCGCCGCGACCGGTGGGCCGGACCTGCTGCTGGTGATGGCCGTCGCCGCCACCGGCGCGTTTGTCGGCGACCACGTCTCGTACCTCATCGGCCGGACCGGTGGCAGCCGGGTGACCGGACGGCTGCGACCCGGCGGCCGCCGGTACGCCGCGTACACCTGGGCCCGCGCGGCGCTGCTGGACCGGGGCGGCCTGGCCCTGATCGTCGCCCGGTACGTGCCCGGCGGTCGGACCGCGATCACCGTGACCATGGGCACGGTCGGCTACCCGCGCCGCCGGTTCCATCTCTTCGACGCCGTCGCCGCCTGCTCCTGGGCGCTCTACTCGGCCCTGGTCGGTTACCTCGGTGGGGTGGCCTTCGAGCACGACCCGATCCGGGGCCTGCTGCTCGGGCTCGGCATCGCCTTCACCGTCACGGTCGCGGTCGAGGCGGTCCGGTACCTCCGCCGCCGGTCCGGCCCACGGCCGGCGCCGGGCGCGACCGCGGCCGTCCACGCCGGCGCGGCAGCGGGACGGGGCCCGGGACCGGCCCCCGACTAG
- a CDS encoding SAM-dependent methyltransferase translates to MDGEWAPAGIDTSVAHSARMYDYWIGGKDNFAADRAMGDAFVAAIPSIRTMARENRAFMHRVVRYLTGSAGIRQFLDLGTGIPTRPNVHEIAQVIAPQTRVAYVDHDPIVLTHARALMVSGTEGQTVYLDADMRDPGRILADPELTATLDLEQPVGLLLIAILMLVADADDPWEKVATLLDALPSGSYVAITHPGQEFDPEAMAGVAAAAGQGGMTLVPRVRDDVTRFFGDWELVEPGVVPVMAWRPDGEPPVDPNAAYYWSGLARKP, encoded by the coding sequence GTGGATGGCGAGTGGGCGCCGGCGGGGATCGACACCAGCGTGGCGCACTCCGCGCGGATGTACGACTACTGGATCGGCGGCAAGGACAACTTCGCCGCCGACCGGGCGATGGGCGACGCGTTCGTCGCCGCCATCCCGAGCATCCGTACCATGGCCCGGGAGAACCGGGCCTTCATGCACCGGGTGGTCCGCTACCTGACCGGGTCGGCCGGCATCCGGCAGTTCCTCGACCTCGGCACCGGCATCCCGACCAGGCCGAACGTGCACGAGATCGCGCAGGTGATCGCGCCGCAGACCCGGGTGGCGTACGTGGACCACGATCCGATCGTGCTGACGCACGCGCGGGCGCTGATGGTCAGCGGCACCGAGGGGCAGACCGTCTACCTCGACGCCGACATGCGTGACCCGGGCAGGATCCTGGCCGACCCGGAGCTGACCGCGACGCTCGACCTCGAGCAGCCGGTGGGTCTGCTGCTGATCGCGATCCTGATGCTGGTCGCCGACGCCGACGACCCCTGGGAGAAGGTCGCCACCCTGCTGGACGCGCTGCCCTCCGGCAGCTACGTCGCGATCACCCACCCCGGCCAGGAGTTCGACCCGGAGGCGATGGCCGGCGTCGCGGCCGCCGCCGGCCAGGGCGGGATGACCCTGGTGCCCCGGGTGCGCGACGACGTGACCCGCTTCTTCGGCGACTGGGAACTGGTCGAGCCGGGAGTCGTACCGGTGATGGCCTGGCGTCCCGACGGTGAGCCGCCGGTCGACCCGAACGCCGCGTACTACTGGTCCGGGCTGGCCCGCAAGCCGTGA
- a CDS encoding transglutaminase-like domain-containing protein: MNQAQTHPETVQVGGTLVMEVATPASVVLQIAVARPPGAVLGERLEIVNNEVPVSADEIATAVGGRSHLIRLRPGTLTVTYQATSTARGVTPAPVGDAERVEALRPSRYCPSDRLAGFARSHFGGESTADQRVRAIREYVWENLAYASGSSGPTTDAVDTLLAGEGVCRDFAHVVAALCRAVDVPARVAAVYAPGLSPMDFHAVVETELDGQWQLWDATRLAPRQSMVRIATGRDAADIAFSTVLSGQVTLEHLEIVAVADGELPRDEHQGRVALA; this comes from the coding sequence ATGAATCAGGCGCAGACACATCCGGAAACCGTCCAGGTCGGTGGCACGCTCGTCATGGAGGTGGCCACCCCGGCCAGCGTGGTGCTCCAGATCGCGGTCGCCCGCCCGCCCGGCGCGGTGCTGGGCGAGCGACTGGAGATCGTCAACAACGAGGTGCCGGTCAGCGCCGATGAGATCGCCACGGCGGTGGGTGGCCGCTCGCACCTGATCCGGCTACGGCCGGGCACCCTGACCGTCACCTACCAGGCGACAAGCACGGCGCGCGGCGTCACGCCCGCCCCGGTCGGTGACGCGGAACGGGTGGAGGCGCTGCGGCCGAGCCGGTACTGCCCCTCGGACCGGCTCGCCGGCTTCGCCCGCAGCCACTTCGGCGGCGAGTCAACGGCGGACCAGCGGGTACGGGCAATCCGGGAGTACGTCTGGGAGAACCTCGCGTACGCCTCCGGCAGCAGTGGTCCGACCACCGACGCGGTGGACACGCTGCTTGCCGGGGAGGGGGTCTGTCGCGACTTCGCGCACGTGGTCGCCGCCCTCTGCCGGGCCGTCGACGTACCCGCGCGGGTCGCCGCCGTCTACGCGCCCGGCCTGTCGCCAATGGACTTCCACGCCGTGGTGGAGACCGAACTCGACGGCCAATGGCAGCTCTGGGACGCGACCCGGCTGGCACCCCGGCAGAGCATGGTGCGGATCGCCACGGGTCGCGACGCCGCCGACATCGCGTTCAGCACGGTGCTCTCGGGGCAGGTCACACTGGAGCACCTGGAGATCGTCGCGGTCGCCGACGGCGAGCTTCCGCGCGACGAGCACCAGGGCCGGGTGGCCCTGGCCTGA
- a CDS encoding DoxX family protein produces the protein MSVAYVALAILLSVMLLGSAQGKLTKNEKVVQGLSAANVPLNWYPPLATIEIIGAAGLLIGIFIGPLGVAAAAGVTLYFVGAVIAHLRAGDTSGVAAPATILLIAVATLVVRILSL, from the coding sequence GTGTCCGTCGCCTACGTCGCCCTCGCGATCCTGCTCAGCGTCATGCTGCTGGGCTCGGCCCAGGGCAAGCTGACCAAAAACGAAAAGGTCGTACAGGGGCTCAGCGCCGCGAACGTCCCGCTGAACTGGTACCCACCGCTGGCCACCATCGAGATCATCGGCGCGGCCGGTCTGCTCATCGGAATCTTCATCGGCCCCCTCGGCGTCGCCGCCGCCGCCGGCGTCACGCTCTACTTCGTCGGTGCGGTCATCGCGCACCTGCGTGCCGGCGACACCTCGGGCGTCGCCGCGCCCGCGACGATCCTGCTGATCGCCGTCGCCACCCTCGTCGTACGGATCCTCTCGCTCTGA
- a CDS encoding substrate-binding domain-containing protein, translating into MYAKKFSRLLVAGTLALGLTACSDSGGSGGSGGDGSYTIGVANFMLSGPYFSGMDKAIAAQAKKKGNVEVVSTDANGDAAKLAANVEDLLSKNVDAVIISGGPLESAPAALNAIKAAGKPVVLVDRKFQTGEYTSWIGPDNKAIGVQNGEFLAEKLPGGGKVAIIKGGPADNSIGLARTDGVKSVLTGKPGITLVEAPDFGNWGSDGGLTVMESLLATHADLAAVFCENDAMCLGAQRAIADAGRDKQIIIAGVDGQAEALKAILDGTNYLVTGLNDADIIGSLGLDRAVEILGGATTEKDTVVPSPRVTKENAAQYLDPKGDF; encoded by the coding sequence ATGTACGCGAAAAAGTTCAGTCGACTGCTGGTCGCCGGAACCCTCGCCCTCGGCCTGACCGCCTGCTCCGACTCCGGCGGGTCGGGTGGGTCCGGCGGCGACGGCTCCTACACGATCGGTGTCGCCAACTTCATGCTCAGCGGTCCCTACTTCAGCGGCATGGACAAGGCCATCGCGGCCCAGGCCAAGAAGAAGGGGAACGTCGAGGTCGTCAGCACCGACGCGAACGGGGACGCGGCCAAGCTCGCCGCGAACGTCGAGGATCTGCTCAGCAAGAACGTCGACGCCGTCATCATCTCCGGCGGGCCGCTGGAGTCGGCACCCGCGGCGTTGAATGCGATCAAGGCGGCGGGCAAGCCGGTGGTGCTGGTCGACCGGAAGTTCCAGACCGGTGAGTACACGAGCTGGATCGGCCCGGACAACAAGGCGATCGGGGTGCAGAACGGCGAGTTCCTCGCGGAGAAACTGCCCGGCGGCGGCAAGGTCGCCATCATCAAGGGCGGCCCGGCCGACAACAGCATCGGGTTGGCCCGGACCGACGGGGTGAAGTCCGTCCTCACCGGCAAGCCGGGCATCACCCTGGTCGAGGCGCCGGACTTCGGCAACTGGGGGTCGGACGGCGGGCTGACCGTGATGGAGAGCCTGCTCGCCACCCACGCCGACCTGGCCGCCGTCTTCTGCGAGAACGACGCGATGTGCCTGGGCGCGCAGCGGGCCATCGCGGACGCCGGCAGGGACAAGCAGATCATCATCGCCGGGGTCGACGGTCAGGCGGAGGCGTTGAAGGCCATTCTCGACGGCACGAACTACCTGGTCACCGGCTTGAACGACGCGGACATCATCGGCAGTCTGGGGCTCGACCGGGCGGTGGAGATCCTGGGTGGCGCCACGACGGAGAAGGACACCGTGGTCCCGTCGCCACGGGTCACCAAGGAGAACGCGGCACAGTACCTCGACCCGAAGGGCGACTTCTGA
- a CDS encoding ABC transporter permease, translating into MTGQLTSTGPERTGGGGRRPLRLVLNGRDRTVEAALGTLVVLLLVVAAATSETFFTPTNLTNLLKQMVTTGLLAFGMLVVILTGGIDLSVGSVVAFAGIVTAGLVSGLPIPLAMAVGIAAGIGFGLVNGVLVARFELAPFVVTLAALTTVRGLAFVYSDVPIAPDDPAFFTLGSAMVGPIPLTTVIMLVVFGAGGVFLSRTPAGRSIIAIGGNPETVRLAGINVRRHVVLAYTISGACAGLAGVILASRVGIAQPSVGVAFELDAIAACVIGGASLAGGRGTAKATLGGVLVLALINNLLNLYGVQSFWQQVLKGLIIIAVILVQRVNRVRT; encoded by the coding sequence ATGACCGGGCAGCTCACCAGCACCGGGCCGGAGAGGACCGGGGGCGGCGGCCGGCGACCGTTGCGCCTGGTGCTCAACGGCCGCGACCGTACGGTCGAGGCGGCGCTCGGCACCCTCGTCGTACTCCTGCTCGTGGTCGCCGCGGCAACCTCCGAGACGTTCTTCACCCCGACCAATCTCACCAACCTGCTCAAGCAGATGGTCACCACCGGGCTGCTCGCCTTCGGCATGCTGGTGGTGATCCTGACCGGTGGCATCGACCTCTCCGTCGGGTCGGTGGTCGCCTTCGCCGGCATCGTCACCGCGGGCCTGGTGTCCGGGCTGCCGATCCCGCTGGCGATGGCGGTCGGAATCGCCGCCGGTATCGGGTTCGGACTGGTCAACGGTGTTCTGGTGGCCCGGTTCGAGTTGGCGCCGTTCGTGGTGACGCTGGCCGCGCTGACCACCGTCCGGGGGCTGGCCTTCGTCTACTCCGACGTGCCGATCGCACCGGACGACCCGGCGTTCTTCACCCTCGGATCGGCGATGGTGGGACCGATCCCGCTGACCACGGTGATCATGCTGGTGGTCTTCGGCGCCGGCGGGGTGTTCCTGTCCCGCACCCCGGCGGGCAGGTCGATCATCGCGATCGGCGGCAACCCGGAGACGGTACGGCTCGCCGGCATCAACGTACGCCGGCACGTGGTCCTCGCGTACACCATCAGCGGCGCCTGTGCCGGGCTGGCCGGGGTGATCCTGGCCAGTCGGGTGGGCATCGCCCAGCCGAGCGTCGGGGTCGCGTTCGAACTGGACGCGATCGCCGCGTGTGTGATCGGCGGGGCGAGTCTGGCCGGCGGTCGCGGTACGGCGAAGGCGACCCTCGGCGGGGTCCTCGTCCTCGCTCTGATCAACAACCTGCTGAACCTGTACGGCGTACAGAGCTTCTGGCAGCAGGTTCTCAAGGGACTGATCATCATCGCGGTGATCCTGGTCCAGCGGGTGAACCGGGTACGCACCTGA
- a CDS encoding sugar ABC transporter ATP-binding protein, translating into MSLELRGVHKDYGGVEVLHGVDLVGRPGEVLAVVGANGAGKSTLIKILAGAERMSAGEMWLDGKRIEPRSPHDAHAHGIRTVHQELSLVPELSVTENLLMGNFPRRAGLIDWAAAHRRAAALLTTIGFGAINPRTVAGRLSVARQQMVEIAKALVGDPRVLVLDEPSAVLAGSDLDSLFALVRRLTDRGVLVVYVSHRLAEVLDLATSIVVVKDGRVVGTTTPAETTEDELIRLMAGRRLAQIYPDRRGAPGAPRLTVTGLRRPNEFRDVSFTLHAGEVVGLFGLVGSGRSELARCVFGAVRAAAGEVRVAGGGGDFRSPAEAIAAGLALVTEDRKRTGLVLGLTVRDNIALTTLRRDTRGGLIDRSRQRGQVSTMVERLGIQPARCASMPVVQLSGGNQQKAVLAKWLLVEPRVLILDEPTRGVDMATRVEIYRIIDDLARSGLSVLLISSDLTEVLGASDRVLVMRQGRLTADLPADRSTEDEVLAYAIEERT; encoded by the coding sequence ATGAGCCTCGAACTGCGCGGCGTACACAAGGACTACGGCGGTGTCGAGGTGCTGCACGGGGTCGACCTGGTCGGGCGCCCGGGGGAGGTGCTCGCCGTGGTCGGCGCGAACGGCGCCGGCAAGTCGACCCTGATCAAGATCCTGGCCGGCGCCGAGCGGATGAGCGCGGGCGAGATGTGGCTGGACGGAAAACGGATCGAGCCCCGCTCGCCGCACGACGCGCACGCCCACGGCATCCGTACCGTCCACCAGGAACTCAGCCTGGTGCCCGAACTGTCGGTCACCGAGAACCTGTTGATGGGCAACTTCCCGCGCCGCGCCGGCCTGATCGACTGGGCCGCCGCGCACCGGCGGGCGGCGGCGCTGCTCACCACGATCGGCTTCGGCGCGATCAACCCCCGTACCGTCGCCGGCCGGCTCTCGGTGGCCCGGCAGCAGATGGTGGAGATTGCCAAGGCGCTGGTCGGCGACCCCCGGGTGCTGGTGCTCGACGAACCCTCCGCGGTCCTGGCCGGCAGCGACCTGGACTCGCTCTTCGCTCTGGTCCGGCGGCTGACCGACCGGGGTGTGCTGGTCGTCTACGTCTCGCACCGGCTGGCCGAGGTGCTCGACCTGGCCACCTCGATCGTGGTGGTCAAGGACGGTCGGGTGGTCGGCACCACCACGCCCGCCGAGACCACCGAGGACGAGCTGATCCGGCTGATGGCCGGCCGCCGGCTGGCGCAGATCTACCCGGACCGGCGTGGCGCCCCGGGCGCGCCCCGGCTCACCGTCACCGGGCTGCGCCGGCCGAACGAGTTCCGCGATGTCTCGTTCACCCTGCACGCGGGGGAGGTCGTCGGCCTGTTCGGCCTGGTCGGCTCCGGCCGCAGCGAACTGGCCCGGTGCGTCTTCGGCGCCGTCCGGGCGGCGGCCGGCGAGGTCCGCGTCGCGGGCGGTGGCGGCGACTTCCGCAGCCCCGCCGAGGCGATCGCGGCCGGGCTGGCGCTGGTCACCGAGGACCGCAAACGCACCGGCCTGGTCCTCGGCCTGACCGTACGGGACAACATTGCCCTCACCACCCTGCGCCGCGACACCAGGGGCGGCCTGATCGACCGGAGCCGCCAGCGCGGCCAGGTCAGCACCATGGTCGAGCGGCTCGGCATCCAGCCGGCGCGTTGCGCGTCGATGCCGGTGGTCCAGCTCAGCGGCGGTAACCAGCAGAAGGCGGTGCTGGCCAAATGGCTGCTGGTCGAGCCACGGGTGCTCATCCTCGACGAGCCGACGCGGGGGGTCGACATGGCGACCCGGGTGGAGATCTACCGCATCATCGACGACCTGGCCCGGTCCGGGTTGAGCGTGCTGCTCATCTCCTCCGACCTGACCGAGGTGCTCGGCGCGTCGGACCGGGTGCTGGTGATGCGGCAGGGGCGGCTCACCGCTGACCTGCCCGCCGACCGGAGCACCGAGGACGAGGTACTCGCCTACGCGATCGAGGAGCGGACATGA
- a CDS encoding aldehyde dehydrogenase family protein, translating into MPAVTSSVINVHNPGTGAHLGDVEAAGEDQVIAAVEAAQAGQRAMAALPAYERAALLGRIADLVEQERESLARLLAAENGKPLTQTRGEVDAAIRIFRGHAGEATRLFGRQIPLDAVPGLERHLAVTMREPLGVVAALVPFNYPVELYAHKAAAALAAGNAVLVQPPARCPLALVRIAELVELAGAPRHAHQLVTGGVRVSELLAELPGIAAVSLTGSTAAGRAIAQHAATTLKKVFLELGGNDALIVCDDADVEQAARAVVLGRLARGNGQICCAVKRVYVQDGVHDAFVASLLAQTAELAVGDQLVERTDVGPLISETAARRVEQAVGQLVDDGARLVAGGDRRGAFVDPTVLVDVPADSPALAAEIFGPVAPVARFADPSEAVTMANESPYGLHAAVFTRDISRAFTIARRLDVGGVLINGSTAVRAENLPFGGTKETGGYREGLHDTALGFTRQKTIVVMEAFE; encoded by the coding sequence ATGCCCGCCGTCACGTCTTCCGTCATCAACGTGCACAATCCCGGCACCGGCGCCCACCTTGGCGACGTCGAGGCGGCCGGCGAGGACCAGGTGATCGCGGCGGTCGAAGCCGCCCAGGCGGGGCAGCGGGCGATGGCCGCACTGCCCGCGTACGAGCGGGCGGCGTTGCTCGGGCGGATCGCCGACCTCGTCGAGCAGGAGCGGGAGAGCCTCGCCCGGCTGCTCGCGGCCGAGAACGGCAAGCCACTGACACAGACCCGGGGCGAGGTGGACGCCGCGATCCGGATCTTCCGCGGGCACGCCGGCGAGGCGACCCGACTCTTCGGCCGGCAGATCCCGCTCGACGCCGTACCCGGGCTGGAACGGCACCTGGCGGTGACCATGCGCGAACCCCTCGGCGTGGTGGCGGCGCTGGTCCCGTTCAACTACCCGGTCGAGCTGTACGCGCACAAGGCGGCGGCCGCGCTCGCCGCCGGCAACGCGGTGCTGGTCCAACCGCCCGCCCGCTGCCCGCTCGCCCTGGTCCGGATCGCCGAACTGGTGGAGCTCGCGGGTGCCCCCCGGCACGCGCACCAACTTGTCACCGGCGGGGTACGCGTCTCCGAACTCCTCGCCGAACTGCCCGGCATCGCCGCGGTCAGCCTCACCGGCAGCACCGCCGCCGGGCGGGCCATCGCCCAGCACGCCGCCACCACCCTGAAGAAGGTCTTCCTGGAACTCGGCGGCAACGACGCGCTGATCGTCTGTGACGACGCCGACGTCGAGCAGGCCGCCCGGGCGGTGGTGCTCGGTCGGCTGGCCCGGGGCAACGGGCAGATCTGCTGCGCGGTGAAACGGGTCTACGTGCAGGACGGCGTACACGACGCGTTCGTGGCGTCGCTGCTCGCGCAGACCGCCGAGCTCGCCGTCGGCGACCAACTGGTCGAGCGGACCGACGTGGGGCCGCTGATCAGTGAGACGGCGGCGCGGCGGGTCGAACAGGCGGTCGGCCAGCTCGTCGACGACGGCGCCCGGCTCGTCGCGGGGGGCGACCGGCGTGGTGCCTTCGTCGACCCGACCGTCCTGGTCGACGTGCCGGCCGACAGCCCCGCGCTGGCCGCGGAGATCTTCGGTCCGGTCGCGCCGGTGGCCCGGTTCGCCGATCCGTCCGAGGCGGTCACGATGGCGAACGAGTCGCCGTACGGGCTGCACGCGGCGGTCTTCACCCGGGACATCTCGCGCGCCTTCACCATCGCCCGCCGGCTCGACGTCGGCGGGGTCCTGATCAACGGCTCGACCGCGGTACGGGCCGAGAACCTGCCGTTCGGCGGCACCAAGGAGACCGGCGGCTACCGCGAGGGGCTGCACGACACGGCGCTCGGCTTCACCCGGCAGAAGACGATCGTGGTGATGGAGGCGTTCGAATGA
- a CDS encoding IclR family transcriptional regulator, which produces MRSGRKSSSVDKAFELIGAVSEAGGAGLTLGELAAEAGIAVSTTHRYTTSLLELGVLERDPAGAFHLGVTLIALAGQYLDEDGLRAAARPYLVDLVELSGETVHLGVPVGNRIVYVDKVESAKSVRLVSRIGSRVAMHSTAMGKAVLAVLDERRRAEILAAGLPARTGRTLTGAALLAELDLVRTRGFAIDDEENEEGVRCFGLPIMSVAGEPVGAFSVSAPAHRFSIDDCHRLAPAALAMAVNIGRRLGYPDRRGRRVSGTTTPTWSTGSGTPHRAPRPAPTKPPRPSEPTS; this is translated from the coding sequence ATGAGGAGCGGACGAAAATCGTCGAGCGTCGATAAGGCATTCGAACTGATCGGTGCGGTCTCGGAGGCCGGGGGCGCCGGTCTGACCCTGGGTGAACTCGCCGCCGAGGCCGGAATCGCGGTGAGCACCACCCACCGGTACACCACCTCGCTACTGGAACTCGGCGTCCTCGAACGGGATCCGGCCGGCGCCTTCCACCTCGGCGTGACCCTGATCGCGCTCGCCGGGCAGTACCTCGACGAGGACGGTCTGCGCGCCGCCGCCCGGCCCTACCTGGTCGACCTGGTCGAGTTGAGCGGAGAGACCGTGCACCTCGGCGTCCCGGTCGGCAACCGGATCGTCTACGTGGACAAGGTGGAGAGCGCCAAGTCCGTCCGGTTGGTCTCCCGGATCGGCAGCCGGGTCGCCATGCACAGCACCGCGATGGGAAAGGCCGTGCTCGCCGTACTGGACGAGCGGCGCCGGGCGGAGATCCTCGCCGCTGGGCTGCCCGCGCGTACCGGCCGGACCCTCACCGGTGCGGCCCTGCTCGCCGAACTCGACCTCGTCCGGACCCGGGGGTTCGCCATCGACGACGAGGAGAACGAGGAGGGCGTGCGCTGTTTCGGCCTGCCGATCATGAGTGTCGCCGGGGAGCCGGTCGGTGCGTTCAGTGTCTCCGCCCCGGCACACCGGTTCAGCATTGACGACTGTCACCGGCTGGCGCCGGCCGCGCTGGCAATGGCGGTCAATATCGGGCGCCGACTCGGATATCCGGACCGCCGTGGCCGGCGCGTTTCCGGCACCACCACCCCGACGTGGTCGACCGGGTCCGGAACACCACACCGAGCGCCGCGTCCGGCGCCCACGAAACCCCCGCGACCGAGCGAACCCACCAGCTGA